The Sebastes fasciatus isolate fSebFas1 chromosome 4, fSebFas1.pri, whole genome shotgun sequence genome window below encodes:
- the cfap161 gene encoding cilia- and flagella-associated protein 161 — translation METTTPKHSAGPTPATVYYIISTQVVVSIIARLANMETYRTNVKLADWNEDERKEYLEKKERGELAVQQLDFLKENILRPVNLTVTTDGRLHFGDVVMLVNAGGEKRECTTVNINADVHSLTKIPSPGIQAPCGVSAGRRIQACVRTAFIITSVDGSPEGSTLHFQQSFALKTTSGFAGEMYLMSDLKSFHKYAKKSRLQEVNLDDNSSFVSWWKIVHFDPQERLEYEGQPVPANVSVLIIHCKTNQALAVLDDYVLRTTYDKEYEVTAHTFLDSHKAERDNNHWMLCTGDPAANGLVLLNHP, via the exons atggaaacCACCACACCAAAACATTCAGCAGGTCCAACACCAGcaacagtatattatattattagtacACAAGTAGTGGTCAGTATTATCGCAAGACTGGCTAATATGGAAACTTATCGTACAAATGTGAAGCTCGCAGACTGGAATGAG GATGAAAGGAAAGAGTATctggagaaaaaagagaggggTGAGCTTGCTGTCCAGCAACTAGACTTCCTCAAAGAGAACATTTTGAGACCG GTGAATCTCACTGTGACAACTGATGGGAGATTGCACTTCGGGGATGTTGTGATGTTGGTGAACGCgggaggagaaaagagagagtgcACTACAGTGAACATTAACGCAGACGTACACAGTTTGACGAAGATTCCTTCGCCTGGCATTCAGGCCCCATGTGGTGTCAGTGCAGGAAGACGTATTCAGGCCTGTGTGCGCACTGCCTTCATCATTACCag TGTAGATGGCAGTCCTGAAGGGTCGACTCTGCATTTTCAGCAAAGTTTTGCCCTGAAAACAACAAGTGGCTTTGCCGGGGAA ATGTACTTGATGAGTGACCTGAAAAGTTTTCATAAG TATGCGAAGAAATCCCGACTACAAGAAGTGAATTTGGATGACAACAGTTCCTTTGTGTCATGGTGGAAGATAGTCCACTTTGACCCCCAGGAGAGGCTTGAATATGAGGGTCAGCCAGTTCCT gcaaATGTGAGCGTGCTGATCATACACTGCAAGACAAACCAGGCTCTTGCTGTTCTGGATGATTACGTCCTTCG GACCACATATGACAAAGAGTATGAGGTGACGGCTCACACCTTCCTGGACTCCCACAAAGCTGAGCGGGACAACAACCACTGGATGCTCTGCACTGGTGACCCTGCAGCGAATGGGCTCGTACTTCTCAACCACCCATAG
- the LOC141766318 gene encoding high affinity choline transporter 1-like isoform X1, with the protein MAVNVPGLVAVVVFYIVILVIGIWASRKSKKVEKTCVGTKSEVTIVGGRNISVLVGVFTMTATWVGGGYIMGTAEAVYSPSQGLIWAMGPPAYLINFLLGGLFFAKPMRSKRYVTMLDPFQHRYGNMFTATLLLPALVSDILWVACILAALGGTMSIILGLSSALSIIISAAVSIIYTFLGGLYSVAYTDIIQLSFIFISLWLCVPFLILSPAVADFSQAVHFNQTAGNSWVGELKLEDAGKWADEMLLLALGGLAYQALYQRILSAASSAQAQVTCFAAAGTVFIMGIPSVIIGAVASSADWNQTAYGLPPPFERGEAGKILPLALHYLTPTWLSVLGIGAVAAAVMSSMDSVLLSSASMFTQNIYKTTLRKQASERELQRVIRVSVLLVGLAGTGLAFGDDSVFGLWLVSGDLLYCVVLPQLVCVLHFSWANSYGAISGYLVGLLLRGMSGEPLLGIPPLILYPGWREVDGVITQYFPHRTLAMLSSTICVISVSCLVELGFCHQLIPHSWDVLGVFEEKKEAEGEEVPVPLDEKNSILNTKL; encoded by the exons ATGGCAGTGAATGTCCCTGGACTGGTGGCCGTGGTGGTTTTTTATATTGTCATCTTGGTAATTGGAATCTGGGCATCTCGAAAATCCAAGAAAGTGGAGAAGACGTGTGTTGGCACTAAGAGCGAAGTTACCATTGTCGGTGGTCGCAACATCAGCGTCCTGGTCGGGGTTTTCACCATGACAG CAACATGGGTTGGAGGAGGTTACATTATGGGAACTGCTGAGGCTGTTTATTCTCCTTCTCAAGGTCTCATCTGGGCTATGGGGCCTCCTGCATATCTTATCAATTTTCTTTTGG GTGGATTGTTTTTTGCAAAACCTATGAGGTCAAAGCGCTACGTGACCATGTTGGACCCGTTTCAGCATCGCTATGGCAACATGTTCACTGCAACACTGCTGCTTCCTGCTTTGGTCAGTGATATTTTGTGGGTTGCCTGCATCCTTGCTGCTCTGG GAGGAACGATGAGCATAATTCTTGGGCTGTCGTCTGCCCTCTCCATCATTATCTCGGCAGCTGTCTCCATCATCTACACATTTTTAGGGGGTCTCTACTCCGTGGCGTATACTGATATCATCCAGCTttccttcatcttcatcagcCTG tggCTCTGTGTTCCTTTTTTGATACTCAGTCCTGCAGTTGCTGACTTCTCACAGGCAGTCCACTTCAACCAAACAGCTGGAAACTCGTGGGTCGGAGAGTTGAAGCTGGAAGATGCAGGAAAATGGGCGGATGAGATGCTGTTATTG GCTTTAGGGGGACTGGCCTATCAAGCTCTCTACCAGAGGATCCTCTCTGCAGCCTCCTCTGCTCAGGCTCAGGTCACCTGCTTTGCTGCTGCTGGGACCGTTTTCATTATGGGAATCCCTTCAGTTATCATTGGAGCAGTGGCTTCCTCTGCAG ACTGGAACCAGACAGCGTACGGTCTACCCCCTCCTTTTGAACGAGGGGAGGCAGGGAAGATCCTGCCGCTGGCCCTGCACTACCTCACACCCACCTGGTTGTCAGTGTTAGGCATTGGAGCTGTGGCGGCAGCAGTTATGTCCTCCATGGACTCTGTGCTGCTGTCCTCAGCATCCATGTTTACGCAAAACATATACAAGACGACTTTGAggaagcag GCCTCGGAGCGGGAGCTGCAGCGGGTGATCCGTGTTAGCGTGCTGCTGGTGGGCCTGGCGGGAACAGGCCTGGCCTTTGGCGACGACAGCGTGTTCGGCCTCTGGCTGGTAAGCGGGGACCTCCTGTACTGCGTGGTCCTCCCGCAGCTCGTCTGCGTGCTGCACTTCAGCTGGGCCAATAGCTACGGCGCCATCAGCGGCTATTTAGTAGGACTGCTGCTGCGCGGGATGAGCGGCGAGCCGCTGCTCGGGATCCCACCTCTCATCCTGTACCCCGGCTGGAGGGAGGTGGACGGAGTCATCACACAGTACTTTCCCCACAGGACTCTTGCCATGCTTTCCTCTACGATATGTGTTATTTCAGTGTCCTGTCTGGTGGAGCTAGGCTTCTGCCACCAACTCATTCCTCATTCCTGGGATGTATTGGGGGTGTTTGAAGAGAAAAAAGAGGCAGAAGGGGAGGAAGTACCTGTTCCTCTGGATGAAAAGAACAGTATCCTTAATACAAAACTCTAG
- the LOC141766318 gene encoding high affinity choline transporter 1-like isoform X2, producing MTATWVGGGYIMGTAEAVYSPSQGLIWAMGPPAYLINFLLGGLFFAKPMRSKRYVTMLDPFQHRYGNMFTATLLLPALVSDILWVACILAALGGTMSIILGLSSALSIIISAAVSIIYTFLGGLYSVAYTDIIQLSFIFISLWLCVPFLILSPAVADFSQAVHFNQTAGNSWVGELKLEDAGKWADEMLLLALGGLAYQALYQRILSAASSAQAQVTCFAAAGTVFIMGIPSVIIGAVASSADWNQTAYGLPPPFERGEAGKILPLALHYLTPTWLSVLGIGAVAAAVMSSMDSVLLSSASMFTQNIYKTTLRKQASERELQRVIRVSVLLVGLAGTGLAFGDDSVFGLWLVSGDLLYCVVLPQLVCVLHFSWANSYGAISGYLVGLLLRGMSGEPLLGIPPLILYPGWREVDGVITQYFPHRTLAMLSSTICVISVSCLVELGFCHQLIPHSWDVLGVFEEKKEAEGEEVPVPLDEKNSILNTKL from the exons ATGACAG CAACATGGGTTGGAGGAGGTTACATTATGGGAACTGCTGAGGCTGTTTATTCTCCTTCTCAAGGTCTCATCTGGGCTATGGGGCCTCCTGCATATCTTATCAATTTTCTTTTGG GTGGATTGTTTTTTGCAAAACCTATGAGGTCAAAGCGCTACGTGACCATGTTGGACCCGTTTCAGCATCGCTATGGCAACATGTTCACTGCAACACTGCTGCTTCCTGCTTTGGTCAGTGATATTTTGTGGGTTGCCTGCATCCTTGCTGCTCTGG GAGGAACGATGAGCATAATTCTTGGGCTGTCGTCTGCCCTCTCCATCATTATCTCGGCAGCTGTCTCCATCATCTACACATTTTTAGGGGGTCTCTACTCCGTGGCGTATACTGATATCATCCAGCTttccttcatcttcatcagcCTG tggCTCTGTGTTCCTTTTTTGATACTCAGTCCTGCAGTTGCTGACTTCTCACAGGCAGTCCACTTCAACCAAACAGCTGGAAACTCGTGGGTCGGAGAGTTGAAGCTGGAAGATGCAGGAAAATGGGCGGATGAGATGCTGTTATTG GCTTTAGGGGGACTGGCCTATCAAGCTCTCTACCAGAGGATCCTCTCTGCAGCCTCCTCTGCTCAGGCTCAGGTCACCTGCTTTGCTGCTGCTGGGACCGTTTTCATTATGGGAATCCCTTCAGTTATCATTGGAGCAGTGGCTTCCTCTGCAG ACTGGAACCAGACAGCGTACGGTCTACCCCCTCCTTTTGAACGAGGGGAGGCAGGGAAGATCCTGCCGCTGGCCCTGCACTACCTCACACCCACCTGGTTGTCAGTGTTAGGCATTGGAGCTGTGGCGGCAGCAGTTATGTCCTCCATGGACTCTGTGCTGCTGTCCTCAGCATCCATGTTTACGCAAAACATATACAAGACGACTTTGAggaagcag GCCTCGGAGCGGGAGCTGCAGCGGGTGATCCGTGTTAGCGTGCTGCTGGTGGGCCTGGCGGGAACAGGCCTGGCCTTTGGCGACGACAGCGTGTTCGGCCTCTGGCTGGTAAGCGGGGACCTCCTGTACTGCGTGGTCCTCCCGCAGCTCGTCTGCGTGCTGCACTTCAGCTGGGCCAATAGCTACGGCGCCATCAGCGGCTATTTAGTAGGACTGCTGCTGCGCGGGATGAGCGGCGAGCCGCTGCTCGGGATCCCACCTCTCATCCTGTACCCCGGCTGGAGGGAGGTGGACGGAGTCATCACACAGTACTTTCCCCACAGGACTCTTGCCATGCTTTCCTCTACGATATGTGTTATTTCAGTGTCCTGTCTGGTGGAGCTAGGCTTCTGCCACCAACTCATTCCTCATTCCTGGGATGTATTGGGGGTGTTTGAAGAGAAAAAAGAGGCAGAAGGGGAGGAAGTACCTGTTCCTCTGGATGAAAAGAACAGTATCCTTAATACAAAACTCTAG